A region from the Desulfomarina profundi genome encodes:
- a CDS encoding methyl-accepting chemotaxis protein, with translation MEENKRNPEVKRSFFSKLTGNMGIRGKLMMAFMALIALTVVVIVITVISQTVAQRTIEELVQVHGKVARLSLETEKTLRVMQNYEKDFLLNYEEKGIQVAKTEYLDPFIAKGGEIYQTLHSIEELATNPGDAEAAQSVMNSINEYLIDFMGIVNILELRVDKEFGELVKLNESVEKLEKTVSMLGNSALQDGFFRLKTAVQDYLRISDIKTVEKVEQERETFNRLLKLPALSGTPQATLQKQLKEFDKWFTEVTNTDRVIAAKASEYEDAVKRTEPVIKSFLSNAVANEAKATANMKKTADLVLKAVVVVGAISVLLAILIAIRLSRGLTGQVNHIMDLLGEIGMGNFSARTKVVSNDELGEMATTLNAMLDNITTLIQSQEERDAIQESIMKLLEEISALTEGDFTGRAEVTEDMTGAIADSFNAMADQFSDIISKVKKATQSVDMTTEDVSQQTMALANKNIEQVKSVTEAVEAIEDMVASIREVARNAQTSAEVSKRSRSNAQEGAEAVSRTNRAMTEIREQINETARSIKRLGESSMEIGNIVQIIDDIADRTSILALNASIQAAMAGEAGHGFAVVADEVQRLADSSRNSTKQIDLLVKSIQTEIADVSNRMDESISKVVGGTQLADGAYEKLQEIEAVSRQLAELIEAITAATTSQVEISESISQAMQEVGEISRESSLSSQDTAASMNVLSKTASDLRDAVEVFKVEEEEAA, from the coding sequence ATGGAAGAGAACAAAAGGAACCCTGAAGTAAAAAGGAGTTTTTTTTCAAAACTGACCGGTAATATGGGAATTCGCGGCAAATTGATGATGGCGTTTATGGCCCTGATTGCATTGACTGTTGTTGTCATTGTAATAACGGTCATTTCCCAGACTGTTGCCCAGCGAACGATTGAAGAACTGGTTCAGGTGCACGGCAAGGTTGCCAGATTAAGTCTTGAGACCGAAAAGACCCTGCGGGTTATGCAGAATTATGAAAAGGACTTTTTGCTCAACTACGAGGAAAAAGGTATTCAGGTGGCAAAGACTGAATATCTTGACCCTTTTATTGCAAAGGGTGGGGAGATATATCAGACCCTGCACAGCATTGAAGAATTGGCAACAAACCCGGGAGATGCTGAGGCTGCCCAGTCTGTTATGAATTCCATTAATGAATACCTGATAGATTTTATGGGTATCGTAAATATCCTTGAGCTTCGGGTTGACAAGGAATTCGGTGAGCTGGTCAAGCTGAATGAGAGTGTTGAGAAACTGGAAAAAACGGTGTCAATGCTGGGCAATTCCGCTCTTCAGGATGGATTTTTCAGGTTGAAAACGGCAGTGCAGGATTATCTGAGAATTTCAGATATAAAAACTGTTGAGAAAGTTGAGCAGGAGAGGGAGACATTTAACCGACTCCTGAAACTTCCCGCCCTTTCAGGTACACCTCAGGCAACGTTGCAGAAACAGCTTAAGGAATTCGATAAGTGGTTTACAGAAGTAACAAATACAGACAGGGTTATTGCTGCCAAGGCGTCCGAATATGAGGATGCAGTTAAACGGACGGAACCGGTTATAAAGTCGTTTCTCAGTAACGCTGTGGCCAATGAGGCGAAAGCGACAGCCAATATGAAAAAAACTGCTGATCTCGTTTTGAAGGCAGTGGTAGTGGTTGGTGCCATTTCGGTTCTTCTGGCTATTCTGATTGCCATCAGGTTGTCTCGAGGACTGACGGGACAGGTTAACCACATAATGGATCTTCTCGGAGAGATTGGTATGGGTAATTTCTCTGCACGAACCAAAGTGGTCAGCAATGACGAGCTGGGAGAGATGGCAACGACCCTGAATGCCATGCTGGATAATATCACTACCCTGATTCAGAGCCAGGAAGAACGTGATGCCATCCAGGAATCCATTATGAAGCTTCTGGAGGAGATCAGTGCCTTGACCGAGGGTGATTTTACCGGCCGTGCCGAGGTAACAGAAGATATGACCGGTGCTATTGCTGATTCTTTTAACGCTATGGCTGACCAGTTCTCTGATATCATCAGTAAGGTTAAAAAAGCAACACAATCTGTCGACATGACGACAGAAGATGTTTCACAGCAGACCATGGCTCTGGCAAATAAAAATATCGAGCAGGTAAAATCCGTCACTGAAGCTGTTGAAGCCATCGAAGATATGGTTGCGTCTATTCGTGAAGTTGCCAGAAATGCCCAGACATCAGCGGAGGTTTCGAAACGATCCCGTTCCAATGCCCAGGAGGGTGCCGAGGCTGTAAGCAGGACCAACAGAGCCATGACGGAGATTCGCGAACAGATTAATGAGACTGCCCGTTCCATTAAACGGCTTGGTGAGAGTTCAATGGAAATTGGAAATATTGTGCAGATTATTGATGATATTGCGGACAGGACTTCAATTCTGGCCCTGAACGCGTCCATTCAGGCTGCCATGGCCGGTGAAGCGGGACATGGTTTTGCTGTTGTTGCTGATGAGGTACAGCGGCTTGCTGACAGTTCACGAAACTCCACAAAACAGATTGACCTGCTTGTTAAGAGTATTCAGACTGAGATTGCGGATGTTTCAAACAGGATGGATGAAAGTATTTCCAAGGTGGTTGGCGGTACACAGCTGGCAGATGGGGCCTATGAAAAGTTGCAGGAAATTGAGGCGGTTTCCAGGCAGCTTGCCGAGCTTATTGAGGCGATTACTGCGGCAACAACCAGTCAGGTTGAAATATCTGAAAGTATTTCACAGGCAATGCAGGAAGTTGGTGAAATCAGTCGAGAATCTTCTCTTTCTTCCCAGGATACTGCGGCATCCATGAATGTTTTGAGTAAAACAGCCAGCGATTTGAGGGATGCTGTTGAAGTATTCAAGGTTGAGGAGGAAGAGGCGGCTTAA
- the modB gene encoding molybdate ABC transporter permease subunit, with translation MISLTPQDTQAVLLSIKVATAATLISLPFGFGVACIFSFTRIPGRAVFEGIVNLPLVLPPIVTGYLLLLVFGSSGVLGPFLEQFGITVVFTAKGAVIASAVVGFPLLVRSIRIGMDSIKEQYLQAARTLGAPWWDIVVSIIIPLSARAIIGGMTLMFARSLGEFGATIILAGNIPGVSQTIPLAIYDYTSTPGQDSMALVLCAVSISLSFFVLLVSEAGGSALKWR, from the coding sequence ATGATATCTTTGACTCCCCAGGATACACAGGCTGTCTTGCTTTCCATCAAAGTTGCAACAGCAGCCACCTTGATTTCGCTTCCTTTTGGTTTTGGAGTTGCCTGTATTTTTTCCTTTACCCGGATACCTGGACGGGCGGTTTTCGAAGGAATCGTCAACCTTCCCCTGGTTCTACCGCCGATAGTGACCGGTTACCTGCTTCTTCTTGTCTTTGGAAGTTCTGGGGTTTTGGGGCCATTTCTGGAACAATTTGGAATTACAGTAGTTTTTACAGCAAAAGGTGCGGTAATTGCCTCGGCGGTTGTCGGCTTTCCCCTGCTGGTGCGATCCATTCGTATCGGTATGGATTCCATTAAGGAGCAATACCTGCAGGCTGCAAGAACCCTGGGTGCTCCCTGGTGGGATATAGTTGTTTCAATTATTATTCCCCTTTCCGCCAGGGCAATTATCGGAGGAATGACATTGATGTTTGCCAGGAGCCTGGGAGAGTTCGGGGCAACAATTATCCTGGCTGGCAATATTCCCGGCGTTTCCCAGACTATTCCGCTGGCAATCTATGATTACACCAGTACACCGGGGCAGGATTCCATGGCTCTTGTCCTCTGTGCGGTATCAATTTCTCTTTCCTTTTTTGTTCTGCTGGTAAGTGAAGCCGGTGGTTCAGCTTTAAAATGGCGGTAA
- a CDS encoding response regulator: MGNGAVLTLAGLESAKISSLANEDSPKKNVSFLFKQIEQLLLHFSKATSGKTSLDEKKLLDEAIAHLYQFHRKEAGTKLVKILRANRFFYPAWLWHSRLMTREDYIQKALNEAGKWGNVDSEISREIEKITPQISGRSATVRRCFFCWSLVRSGEKRCSRCGGFLRISKTDFERIDVSGELETVLPTYEKAFRKNPGNARIAYCLGLGHFSLGNIERAEKYINLALKVVPKEPLLLRASSVLSGKTGRNRKTPKMSPTPPLKVETATEEKSSGKVILVVEDSRTSRKVISMLLSRKGHEIVEATTGKEALTRVSENVPDLVLLDVMLPDMTGYEILPLLRKDVANVPVVMLTGKTSSTDRLKGMKSGANEYLTKPFDPAKLIGVVDRYLDKPARSGQKTDKNSAAAKRHSVVEFSEKKSHVKNGKKSVVSSKPTFTAQKTEKTLPVLTKQTGKNGKTILVVEDSPTSRKVISMVLSKKGYGVEEAADGFEALNKMTAAVPDLVLLDAILPDITGYELLPKLQNAMDGKAVPVVMLTGKKGSVDRERGLRAGSVAYLTKPFNPANLLKVIDNHVG, from the coding sequence GTGGGTAATGGGGCCGTGTTAACCCTTGCCGGACTTGAATCGGCAAAAATTTCCTCTCTTGCCAATGAAGATAGTCCGAAAAAAAATGTTTCCTTTCTTTTCAAACAGATCGAGCAGCTGCTTCTTCATTTTTCCAAGGCGACTTCCGGGAAAACTTCGCTGGATGAAAAGAAGTTACTGGATGAGGCGATTGCTCACCTTTATCAGTTTCATCGTAAGGAGGCAGGTACAAAACTGGTAAAAATTCTCCGGGCAAACCGGTTTTTTTATCCCGCCTGGTTATGGCATTCCAGGCTTATGACACGGGAGGATTATATTCAGAAAGCGTTGAACGAGGCAGGAAAATGGGGGAATGTCGATAGCGAGATCAGCAGGGAAATTGAGAAAATAACACCCCAGATCAGTGGACGGTCTGCAACGGTAAGGCGATGTTTTTTCTGTTGGTCGCTGGTTCGTTCCGGCGAAAAACGTTGCAGCCGGTGTGGGGGTTTCTTACGTATTTCAAAAACTGATTTTGAGCGTATTGATGTTTCCGGTGAGCTTGAAACAGTTCTGCCTACCTATGAAAAAGCATTTCGCAAAAACCCTGGAAATGCCAGGATTGCTTACTGCCTTGGTCTTGGGCATTTTTCACTTGGAAACATTGAGCGGGCGGAGAAGTATATAAACCTGGCCCTGAAAGTGGTGCCGAAAGAACCACTGCTGCTGCGGGCATCCTCTGTTTTATCCGGAAAAACGGGTCGGAACCGGAAAACGCCCAAAATGAGTCCAACTCCTCCTCTCAAAGTGGAGACAGCGACTGAAGAAAAATCAAGTGGAAAGGTAATACTTGTTGTGGAAGACAGCAGGACGTCACGAAAGGTGATTTCCATGCTGCTTTCGCGAAAAGGCCATGAGATTGTTGAGGCAACAACAGGAAAAGAGGCCCTGACCAGAGTCTCTGAAAACGTTCCGGATCTGGTTCTGCTTGATGTCATGCTTCCAGATATGACAGGTTACGAAATTCTGCCTCTTTTGAGAAAAGATGTGGCGAATGTTCCTGTTGTCATGTTGACCGGAAAGACAAGTTCTACAGATCGATTGAAGGGGATGAAATCAGGAGCCAATGAGTATCTGACAAAACCGTTTGATCCAGCAAAACTCATTGGTGTTGTTGACAGATACCTTGATAAACCTGCACGGTCGGGCCAAAAAACTGATAAAAATTCTGCTGCTGCAAAACGACATTCAGTAGTGGAATTTTCAGAGAAAAAGAGTCATGTCAAAAATGGGAAAAAGTCGGTTGTTTCATCGAAGCCGACATTTACTGCCCAAAAAACAGAAAAAACTTTACCTGTTCTGACAAAACAGACCGGTAAGAATGGAAAAACGATTCTTGTTGTGGAAGACAGCCCCACATCAAGAAAAGTGATTTCCATGGTGCTGTCCAAAAAGGGATATGGTGTCGAAGAGGCCGCTGACGGCTTCGAGGCGTTGAACAAGATGACCGCAGCCGTCCCTGACCTTGTTTTGCTGGATGCGATACTCCCGGATATTACCGGGTATGAACTTCTGCCTAAACTCCAGAACGCTATGGATGGAAAGGCGGTTCCGGTTGTCATGTTGACAGGAAAGAAAGGGTCTGTTGACAGGGAACGGGGCCTGCGGGCAGGTTCGGTGGCTTATTTGACAAAACCGTTTAATCCGGCAAACCTTTTGAAAGTTATTGACAACCATGTTGGTTGA
- a CDS encoding ATP-binding cassette domain-containing protein — protein MNLQVDIHLKRGDFNFKAAFETSSERCGIFGPSGSGKSTLMLMLAGLLTPDKGRIVLHNEILFDSEEQINLKPQKRRTGVVFQHGYLFPHMSVRRNLLYGWKRIAPILRKEEPGKIIEVLELEHLLDRKVTALSGGEQQRVALGRTVLSCPQLILMDEPLTGLDSQLKKQIICYLLKLFEECGIPFLFISHSVEEMSLMAEEVLVFRRGTLRQTLREKEFSRKNGSSLKVDLKKAEPVKDLP, from the coding sequence ATGAATCTTCAAGTTGATATCCATTTGAAAAGAGGGGATTTTAATTTTAAGGCAGCGTTTGAGACTTCTTCGGAAAGATGCGGGATTTTCGGGCCATCCGGTAGTGGCAAGTCTACATTGATGCTCATGCTGGCGGGGTTGTTGACACCTGATAAGGGAAGAATTGTTCTGCACAATGAGATACTTTTTGACAGTGAAGAACAAATTAATCTCAAACCGCAAAAACGAAGAACGGGTGTTGTTTTTCAGCATGGGTATCTCTTTCCCCATATGAGTGTTCGCCGGAATCTGCTCTATGGCTGGAAACGTATTGCTCCGATTTTGCGAAAGGAGGAACCTGGGAAAATTATAGAGGTGCTTGAGCTGGAGCATCTTCTTGACAGAAAGGTGACTGCTCTTTCCGGAGGGGAACAGCAGCGGGTTGCTCTTGGTCGTACTGTTCTTTCCTGTCCACAGCTGATCCTGATGGATGAACCCCTTACAGGGCTTGATTCACAACTGAAAAAACAGATTATCTGCTATTTACTGAAACTGTTTGAAGAATGTGGGATTCCTTTTCTGTTTATCAGTCACTCGGTCGAGGAGATGAGTCTTATGGCGGAGGAAGTGCTGGTGTTCAGGAGGGGTACTTTACGGCAAACGTTGCGAGAGAAAGAATTTAGCCGGAAAAACGGAAGTTCCCTCAAGGTGGATTTAAAAAAGGCAGAGCCTGTCAAGGATCTGCCTTGA
- a CDS encoding winged helix-turn-helix domain-containing protein: protein MKPYRHVHRKRENPWQEGITVCRGRLWLERDGATFLGTGRVVLLERIREHGSISRAARSMKMSYKHAWDLVDSMNRKSPDPLVITSKGGKGGGGARLTAAGEREVAAFWELQERFSAFLQAETK, encoded by the coding sequence ATGAAACCATATCGACATGTACACAGAAAAAGGGAAAATCCCTGGCAGGAGGGGATAACTGTCTGCCGGGGACGACTTTGGTTGGAGCGGGACGGCGCCACTTTTCTCGGGACGGGGCGGGTTGTTCTTCTGGAGCGAATCCGTGAACATGGTTCGATATCCAGGGCTGCCCGTTCCATGAAAATGTCTTATAAGCATGCATGGGACCTGGTGGATTCAATGAACAGAAAATCACCCGATCCCCTGGTAATAACCAGTAAAGGTGGAAAAGGAGGAGGAGGTGCCAGGTTGACTGCAGCCGGAGAGAGAGAAGTGGCTGCTTTTTGGGAACTGCAGGAACGTTTTTCTGCTTTTTTACAGGCGGAAACAAAATAG
- a CDS encoding response regulator: MAKNLIMIVEDSATDMRFARSVCEENGFRVVTETDGEKVFEHAKKEQPDLILLDVILPNKNGFQVCRQLKNDDETKDIKVIIVSSKDQPSDKFWGMKQGADEYITKPYGEDALLDAIEKLL, encoded by the coding sequence ATGGCTAAAAATCTGATAATGATTGTTGAGGACAGTGCTACTGACATGCGGTTTGCCAGGTCAGTCTGTGAGGAAAACGGTTTCAGGGTGGTAACTGAAACGGACGGTGAAAAAGTATTTGAACACGCAAAAAAAGAGCAGCCGGATCTGATTCTTCTCGATGTGATCCTGCCGAATAAAAATGGCTTTCAGGTCTGCAGGCAACTGAAAAATGATGATGAAACAAAGGACATAAAGGTGATTATCGTCAGTTCCAAGGACCAGCCGAGTGATAAATTCTGGGGGATGAAGCAGGGAGCAGACGAGTATATTACCAAACCCTATGGAGAAGATGCTCTGCTGGATGCTATTGAAAAACTGTTATAA
- a CDS encoding LysE family translocator, which produces MLPPDTLFLFFTASVLLALTPGPDNLFVLTQAAQWGRTAGFAVTFGLCTGLLVHTSAVALGVAAIFQASALAFSLLKYIGAAYLFYLAFLSFRAGIAGGGKISGEALGFWKLYSRGIIMNVTNPKVSLFFLAFLPQFTDPTIGSIVPQILFLGFLFILSTILVFGLISLLAGTVGEWFQQSAKAQTVLNRMAGVVFIGLAIKLVLIRR; this is translated from the coding sequence ATGTTGCCGCCTGATACACTGTTTCTTTTTTTTACAGCCTCCGTACTGCTGGCCCTGACTCCGGGACCTGACAATCTTTTTGTTCTTACCCAGGCGGCCCAGTGGGGAAGAACGGCCGGTTTTGCCGTTACCTTTGGTTTGTGTACGGGGCTGCTTGTCCATACCAGTGCAGTGGCACTGGGGGTGGCGGCGATTTTTCAGGCTTCTGCCCTGGCTTTCAGCCTGCTGAAATACATTGGTGCTGCATACCTCTTTTATCTGGCGTTTCTTTCATTTCGTGCGGGAATTGCAGGAGGTGGAAAAATATCCGGTGAAGCCCTTGGATTCTGGAAACTCTACTCAAGGGGGATTATCATGAACGTAACTAATCCCAAGGTTTCCCTCTTTTTTCTTGCTTTTCTTCCCCAGTTTACTGACCCCACCATTGGTTCAATCGTTCCCCAGATCCTCTTTCTCGGGTTTCTCTTTATTCTTTCTACAATTCTGGTTTTTGGGCTTATCAGTCTGCTGGCCGGTACTGTCGGTGAATGGTTTCAGCAATCGGCAAAAGCCCAGACAGTTCTTAATCGTATGGCCGGGGTTGTTTTTATCGGTCTGGCCATCAAACTTGTTTTGATTCGCCGCTGA
- a CDS encoding hybrid sensor histidine kinase/response regulator: protein MLDELSETLVELDNVKNNLRRKSQELESGFEVQSLYGFNPVAAGGENIPEQGGDLDEFDPIELDRYSQLNLIIRSLNEISVDVNSIYSTMTSLAGDLRGQVGKQQLTMRLMQDKLMRIRMTPLSSISRFLFRTVRDTARRLKKNVNLNIIGEDVYMDRFVWAKMMDPLMHILRNCVDHGIESNDRRMELGKDKTGSIVLEAEQHSRFVVLRISDDGSGIDLDLVRKKLKAEGLVDDPEALDDKELFSWLFRPSFTTKEDVSQISGRGVGLDVVRRNIQELRGTVRLENNPGGGAVFEFQIPFTLSVNRAIMISVAGRLFAVPLQEIIEVRHFSSDELENGEGVSVQWNDENIPVENLGFYLQLGVSDVCPDTGSEGVLAIIFEAAGGDLHCVSIGSVVEQREIIVKDLGSHLTHVPGISGVTVTPSGSLVPILNLSELVETVVEQPDSKAEIHTELSLNEPLKVLIVDDSISVRHSVARLIESRSWKQRQAVDGLDALAQLESFMPDVIVLDIEMPRMNGYELKSNLNSHGLYRDIPVVMLTSRSSEKHREKARELGVEHYLTKPYQEETFIRLLEEIGTR from the coding sequence ATGCTCGATGAACTTTCTGAAACCCTGGTCGAGCTGGACAATGTAAAAAATAACCTCAGACGCAAATCCCAGGAGCTTGAATCCGGTTTTGAAGTCCAGTCCCTCTATGGTTTCAATCCCGTTGCCGCGGGTGGGGAAAATATTCCCGAGCAGGGGGGAGACCTTGATGAATTTGATCCTATCGAACTTGACCGATATTCCCAGCTCAATCTGATTATCAGATCCCTGAACGAGATTTCCGTGGATGTAAATTCCATCTATTCCACCATGACATCGCTTGCGGGCGACCTGAGAGGACAGGTTGGAAAGCAACAGCTCACCATGCGCCTGATGCAGGATAAACTCATGCGAATCAGGATGACACCCCTCTCTTCCATCTCCCGCTTTTTATTTCGAACAGTAAGGGATACTGCCAGGCGGCTCAAGAAGAATGTCAATTTGAACATCATCGGTGAAGATGTATATATGGACAGGTTCGTCTGGGCGAAAATGATGGACCCCCTTATGCATATCCTCCGGAACTGTGTTGATCACGGGATTGAATCGAATGATAGAAGAATGGAACTTGGTAAGGATAAAACAGGTTCCATTGTTCTCGAGGCCGAGCAGCACAGCAGGTTTGTGGTGTTGCGGATTAGTGATGACGGCAGCGGTATTGACCTTGACCTGGTCAGGAAAAAACTGAAAGCGGAAGGATTGGTGGACGATCCTGAGGCCCTGGATGATAAAGAACTGTTTTCCTGGCTTTTCCGTCCGAGTTTTACCACCAAAGAAGATGTTTCACAGATTTCGGGCAGGGGTGTGGGACTTGATGTAGTCCGTAGAAATATTCAGGAACTGCGGGGGACTGTCAGGCTTGAGAATAATCCGGGTGGAGGTGCGGTCTTTGAATTTCAGATTCCTTTTACCCTCTCGGTTAATCGGGCAATCATGATTTCCGTTGCGGGGAGATTGTTTGCCGTACCGCTGCAGGAGATTATTGAAGTCAGGCATTTTTCTTCAGACGAACTGGAGAATGGAGAGGGAGTATCGGTTCAATGGAATGATGAAAATATTCCTGTGGAAAATCTCGGTTTCTACCTGCAGCTTGGTGTATCGGATGTTTGTCCGGATACGGGCAGTGAGGGGGTGCTGGCAATTATTTTCGAAGCTGCCGGGGGCGATCTCCATTGTGTTTCCATTGGCAGTGTGGTTGAGCAACGGGAGATTATTGTAAAGGACCTGGGGAGCCATTTGACCCATGTTCCCGGGATAAGCGGGGTTACCGTGACACCATCAGGCAGTCTGGTTCCCATTCTTAACCTCTCGGAACTTGTGGAAACTGTAGTCGAACAACCTGATTCAAAAGCAGAAATTCACACGGAATTGAGCCTGAATGAACCTCTGAAAGTTTTGATAGTAGATGATTCCATCAGTGTGCGGCACAGTGTGGCAAGGCTGATTGAGAGCAGATCCTGGAAGCAGCGTCAGGCTGTTGACGGCCTTGACGCCCTGGCGCAGCTGGAATCGTTTATGCCGGATGTTATTGTTCTGGACATTGAGATGCCGCGAATGAACGGCTATGAACTTAAGAGTAATCTGAACAGTCACGGTCTGTATCGGGATATTCCGGTTGTCATGCTGACTTCCCGTTCTTCCGAGAAACACAGGGAGAAGGCAAGAGAACTGGGGGTGGAGCACTATCTCACAAAACCGTACCAGGAAGAAACATTTATCCGTCTGCTTGAAGAAATCGGGACACGGTAA
- a CDS encoding chemotaxis protein CheW, with product MSDFSDLASVISNVDEKLSNVRKEIESTDHVTIPESEELKKYLLAGIGPLTVAVAIDNLAEVGPLPPVTFLPNLPSWIQGIVNLRSEIISVIDFVGFLQLPGEGSCDGNRFMVLRYKKRKVGLRIDRIAGTIKKGDSEKISLVDGKLDNVEKAFFTSAFEFEGKQYYHLNVAKFLTSPRLLDFNRVEVGR from the coding sequence ATGTCTGATTTTTCTGATTTGGCGAGTGTTATCAGTAATGTTGATGAAAAACTCAGTAACGTCCGGAAGGAAATTGAGTCGACTGACCATGTCACTATTCCGGAAAGTGAGGAATTGAAGAAATATCTGCTGGCAGGTATCGGGCCGCTGACTGTGGCAGTGGCCATCGATAATCTCGCCGAGGTCGGTCCTCTTCCCCCTGTCACGTTTCTGCCCAATCTCCCTTCCTGGATTCAGGGAATTGTCAATCTTCGAAGTGAAATTATTTCCGTTATTGATTTTGTCGGTTTTTTACAGCTTCCCGGTGAGGGCAGCTGTGACGGGAATCGTTTTATGGTTCTGAGGTATAAGAAAAGAAAAGTCGGGCTCCGTATTGATCGTATTGCGGGAACAATAAAAAAAGGGGATTCCGAAAAAATTTCCCTGGTTGATGGTAAACTGGACAATGTGGAAAAAGCATTTTTCACGTCGGCCTTTGAATTTGAGGGTAAGCAGTATTACCACCTGAACGTGGCAAAATTTTTAACCTCACCACGTCTACTTGATTTCAACAGGGTTGAAGTCGGCCGGTAA
- a CDS encoding Hpt domain-containing protein, protein MSQVAKSELMELFSQEVSSYLPEIVKNINGLVPGEYSSERINELHRLFHNIKGSAALVGRDNLSEGARLVEQFFENMVLHELPVPENCIHGLRKTVQLLEMYISSNDNDEKEIYRQIAELFKDQALIRAESFVKTESQWQASLRSLFPLFEDLAECTSDDSRDIEHNTNVFRKLGQAVSIVIACVKAEGLADKYRVLNDFDQLFRKVIVDPENHYREVPVLVKDFLQFLDMMLERESLAVQPRPLAETGEVVDDDFFESELEADIFSSVDGADDTLAFMEQLHEPDLSDDERVSSDTEEVDEERQLLFDVFQAECDEHLTTINSSLNDLEREITKKKEITPELRANVSEMRRAVHTLKGAAAMTSVNLLARAGHVLEDMLDWLHDEAKTITPEDVDILASGVDVMEFLAQSPEAAESSRLVRFEEKIRDHFSLLTGENELPGESEPEFVPVGFEEGDDEEVSLPEETGTLRVRLDELDELVSIEGELVVARGQWRVCSMNFLKPWSSWTM, encoded by the coding sequence ATGTCGCAGGTAGCAAAATCGGAACTGATGGAATTGTTTTCCCAGGAAGTTTCTTCATATTTGCCCGAGATCGTGAAAAATATAAATGGTCTTGTTCCGGGAGAATATTCATCTGAAAGAATAAATGAACTGCACCGGCTCTTCCATAATATTAAAGGATCAGCAGCCCTGGTGGGCAGGGATAACCTCAGTGAAGGGGCAAGGCTGGTGGAGCAGTTTTTTGAAAATATGGTGCTCCACGAGCTGCCTGTTCCCGAGAATTGCATTCATGGACTGAGAAAAACAGTTCAGCTTCTTGAGATGTATATCAGCAGCAACGATAATGATGAAAAAGAGATATATCGGCAGATTGCAGAACTGTTTAAAGATCAGGCCCTGATCCGTGCTGAATCTTTTGTAAAAACAGAGAGTCAATGGCAGGCGTCGCTTCGTTCTCTTTTTCCTCTTTTTGAAGATCTGGCTGAATGCACATCTGACGACAGCAGAGACATTGAGCACAACACAAATGTTTTCAGAAAGCTTGGTCAGGCTGTTTCCATTGTTATTGCTTGTGTGAAAGCAGAGGGGCTTGCAGATAAATACAGGGTTTTGAATGATTTTGACCAGTTATTTCGGAAGGTGATTGTTGATCCGGAAAATCATTATAGAGAGGTTCCAGTTCTGGTAAAGGATTTCCTGCAGTTTCTCGATATGATGCTGGAGCGGGAAAGTCTGGCAGTGCAACCACGGCCACTTGCCGAAACAGGTGAAGTCGTGGATGACGATTTCTTCGAGAGTGAGCTTGAAGCGGATATTTTTTCCAGTGTGGATGGTGCTGATGATACCCTGGCTTTCATGGAGCAATTACATGAACCTGATTTAAGTGATGATGAGAGAGTATCTTCGGACACGGAAGAAGTGGATGAAGAGCGGCAGTTGCTCTTTGATGTTTTTCAGGCTGAATGCGATGAGCATCTTACAACCATCAACAGTTCTCTGAATGATCTGGAACGGGAAATCACGAAGAAAAAGGAAATAACCCCGGAACTTCGGGCAAATGTGAGCGAGATGCGGCGGGCCGTGCATACCCTTAAAGGGGCGGCGGCAATGACCAGTGTCAATCTTCTGGCCAGGGCCGGGCATGTTCTTGAAGACATGCTTGACTGGTTGCATGATGAGGCAAAGACCATAACCCCGGAAGATGTTGATATCCTTGCCTCCGGTGTCGATGTGATGGAATTTCTGGCCCAGAGTCCGGAAGCAGCCGAGTCTTCCCGCCTGGTACGTTTTGAGGAAAAAATCAGGGATCATTTTTCACTTCTTACCGGGGAGAATGAACTTCCCGGAGAGTCCGAACCGGAGTTTGTTCCGGTCGGGTTTGAAGAAGGCGATGATGAGGAGGTTTCCCTGCCTGAAGAAACAGGGACTCTCCGGGTAAGACTGGACGAACTGGATGAACTGGTTTCCATCGAGGGTGAACTCGTTGTTGCCCGCGGGCAATGGAGAGTATGCTCGATGAACTTTCTGAAACCCTGGTCGAGCTGGACAATGTAA